The genomic DNA CGTCGGTAAGGCCGTTGGCATTGGCTTCGAATGCACAGACTATGAAAGCGTCTACTGGGACTGTGCTGAGGAATGTGTTGCTCAAGGCGCAGATATGTTCAAAGAGCCCGAGTTTGGCTCCAGTGGATTTCGTTTCCACGGTGAACTTGCTCACGAATACGGTTACCACCGCATCTACAGCATTTTCGATCCTGAGACTGTCAAGCGACTTGCAGAGCAACTATCGACGGTGCAAGCACACTTTGCGAACCTACCTGATGACGGTGAGGGTTGCGTGCGAGAGCAGTTCTTTGACGGTTTACTAAAACCCATTGGTGATGCGGTTGCTCGCGGTCGGTACATCTTCATCCAGACCGATACCTGATCCACTCAGGCGACGGGGAACAATGCGGTGAACGGGAGCCGCCGATGACGCGGGTTTTGAAATCATAGTCTTTTGGCGGCGGCCCCGTTACCGCTGCCGTTCGTCAGGCTGAGGCGAGTCGCCTGGAAATGGCAAATGCAAACAATCAGCACTACCATGGACACTTCTCGCTCGTAGGCGTCCGACAATTAGTCCCGTAATTCAGGGTATCACGATGCAAAATGAAGACTTGGCTAAAACTGTCGCTGACCTCAAACGGCGCATCCAGAATCTGGAGTTGTTTGCGCTGGCCGTCCTGATTGGGGCGGGGGCATACGTTACCGCCGCCGCTGATTCCTGGTTCGCCATCAACAGTGGTCAATCGATCGTCTTTGGAGTTGCGTTTACGTTTTGTTTGCTTGTTCTCTTTTTGCGGCACCACATCGCCGAACTGCTATCGCGCGCAGGACTCAACGAACGCGTTACAAACCTCCTGTTGGGTGGCGCATCGGTCGTGGGAATGGCATATCTGTTGCCTGCTCTGATCACTACATTGCAATAATGGAAAATGCTGACCAACCATGCGATGCAAAGGAGCCGGGCTTACATGGTTTCTCGAATGGATCGTCAACACTCCCGGCCCGCTGATCGCGGACGTTCTGCCTAACAACACAGTTGCGCTATTCGAACTGAATAAAACGAGCCAACTCCACATGAATCGAAACGAGTTCCTCAGGGGTTCCGCGGGTATCATCGGCGGGCTGAGCATTCCCGGTATCTGGGGAGCTACCATCCGTGCCGCAGAAACACCGTCGGCCAAAACCATTGCCTTGGACGATTCCTATCTCATTAAGGGCCTAAATGCACTTGCCAGGGCCCACCGGATGAGCGCGATGGCTGGTCATCTTGGGGCCTCCCTGTTGGCCGGATACTTCATAGGGAGGCAGCGTACGGATCTCGCTCCCGAAGTTTACAAGGGAATCGAAGGCGATCTCGATCGGGTGATAGCCGGCGAGTCGGTGTTCGGGTCGAAGATGAAGAAGAATTCGAAGATCATGGATTCAGAGCTGTTTGAAGACTTTCCGAAGGAGCCCCCAAAGGATAGCCTGATCGACGGTATCGCCGAGGCGCTCGAGAAGAACATCAGGACGCCACGCGAGTCCGGGCACAACGTGATTTTCGCCTCCATCGCCATTCACGCGCTCAAGGAATGCCCGGATTTTGCGACCCCGTCGATCATCGACGGTATCCGCAAGCTAGTTGGACTTTTCGACAACTCCCACCCTGGAAGCGGCTATTACGGAAAGGCAAAGGGTCGAATCACAGGGAACAAGGTCACGCTTCCGGAGGTCGATGACGGTGCGCCGCCCTACAAAGATGTGAAGGGAATGGTCGAGGCCGTGCTCGATGAGATCGTCAACCAGGATTCGAAGGTCCACCGCCAGGGTTATGGTGGCCTCGTACACATCAATAACCACGCTGCCGCTATCACTAACCTCGCGGAGTACGGCTATCCCGAACTCGTGCCCGCAGCGATCGCGTCGCATTACCAACACCTCCGTTTATGGCGAAACTTGCCAAACGTAGCCGATGAATTCGGTCCACAGCCTTTTTCAGAGTTTAGCCCTTACACCTCCGCCTACTGGATCTCCGGCAAGGCACCGTACGACCGCGCGTTGCTCACGCACCGTGTGAAAACCATGTTCGGTTTCGACGAGCTGACGGAAGCCAGCGACGACGATCGGATGAAAAAGCGGGCTTACGACAAGCTGCGCTACATGATGTAGATCGCTATTGCGTTTTGGATAGAGATTCACAAGCAGACAGAACAATGACATGTACAGGAGGACGGCTTGCGCCGATTGCTGCAATGGATGATCAACTCTCCGTTCCCCGTGATGTCTGACGTTATCTGAATGAATTCGACTCGCCCGGCACGCCATTGGGTGTTTTTTAACGCTGCGAATCGTAGTCGGCAGCTCGACGCCCGTAGGATTTCCGGATGAGACCAGCGAGGGGCCCCCCCCTCAAAAAACTCCGGAAAAATACGTGCGCTGGCGGTCGGTCTACCGAAACCGGGCCGCGCCACAATCTGACCCTCCCCCCGTCAAGCACCGCCCTTGCCTCATGGTTCCTGCCTGACGTATTGTTAGTCTTCTCGCAGCGGCATGAGTTTGAAACCTCGCCGCGATATCCAGTCATGAACCCACCGTATCGCGATTGCAATCGGGAAGACTGAGAAGGTGACTGACGGTGTCGCTGTCAGCCTGCGTCTTCAAGTACTTCACACCCGCCGCGTCAACGGCGACGACAACCCAAATAGCGAGCCCATTAATCAAGACGAAAAAACGGCATTTCCCACATTCAATGTCACGAATCGCCTCTTCAACTGGCACGTACCAGCGAGCACTGGTTTCACTGGTGCCTCCGACGTGAGAGATCCGTAGATGCGGCTTCATCTGCTCCGACTTAACGATAAACTTGATCCGAATACTCGTGGTCATTCCTGCCCCCCCTCAAATAGTGATGTGGTGACGAGAGCATACCGCCGCACCTCCCCATGCAGGAACACCAATTGACCACAAAGGCGGGAACCCACCAGCGAGCTGAGACACTAAACTCCCCTGCACTATTGCATCCATCTGCTGCGCTGCACACTTCATTCGCAGCGAAGTTCAGCTGCAGGATGTGAACCGACACCAGAACATCTCAGCTCACCTTAGATGACCGGCAAAGAGCGACGGGACACGGAATCCGGATCGAATGCCGCACTCGATTTGCTCAGCTTCCACTATCCGCCTCGACAGACGCGGGCCTTTCCCACGATGCACCTGCGAGGAAAATCCGTTCCGCTAGCCGGATGTCGATGCCTTCGCACGTCTTCATTCCACCGACGGTGTGCCGCCATTGGTGCCAGCGTTCTTCGTGGGACGCGTCCCAGCCGTCAATCGCATCGGCCATTTGGTTTGCCGCAGCAATC from Rosistilla carotiformis includes the following:
- a CDS encoding DUF3892 domain-containing protein, which produces MTTSIRIKFIVKSEQMKPHLRISHVGGTSETSARWYVPVEEAIRDIECGKCRFFVLINGLAIWVVVAVDAAGVKYLKTQADSDTVSHLLSLPDCNRDTVGS